One stretch of Candidatus Omnitrophota bacterium DNA includes these proteins:
- a CDS encoding transporter, with protein MFRKALFFTIVIITVCIFSAIAKESTDIEKAEAWNPPSTGPLNTQSAPLLKAKELVIQPYFFYYRARGIFNDKGSYKSFKDGKKAYQYVGDLILYYGVTDKLEIDLEGFYYWNYKELAPNVNANDGGFGDSYAYARYCLVEETTQEPWMPCITALAQMRFPTGTYQKGSPGKLGTDITGTGSYDQGYGVILTKKIKPFILHTDFIYNIPMRTKINGVKINYADYVNLDYAVEYILPKGFSLMLETNYLWQGDQKRNGTLAPDTDSSSLLLVPGIGWSSEKVKALLCYQRTIAGNNTNVNDSLAFTMIYTF; from the coding sequence ATGTTTAGAAAAGCGTTATTTTTTACTATAGTGATTATAACGGTATGTATCTTCAGCGCAATCGCCAAAGAAAGCACAGATATTGAGAAAGCGGAGGCTTGGAATCCTCCTTCCACCGGCCCTTTAAACACACAGAGCGCGCCCCTTTTAAAAGCCAAAGAATTAGTTATCCAGCCGTACTTCTTCTATTACCGCGCCCGCGGTATATTTAATGATAAAGGGTCTTATAAATCATTTAAAGACGGCAAAAAGGCCTATCAGTATGTGGGCGATCTCATTCTCTATTATGGTGTAACCGACAAATTAGAGATAGATCTCGAAGGGTTCTATTATTGGAATTATAAAGAACTTGCGCCGAACGTTAACGCGAATGACGGGGGTTTTGGAGATTCATATGCATATGCCCGATATTGCCTGGTCGAAGAGACGACCCAGGAGCCGTGGATGCCGTGCATAACGGCACTCGCCCAGATGAGATTTCCAACAGGTACATACCAAAAGGGAAGCCCGGGGAAGCTCGGCACCGATATAACGGGAACGGGTTCTTATGACCAGGGCTACGGGGTCATCCTGACAAAGAAGATAAAGCCTTTCATCCTGCACACGGACTTTATTTATAACATTCCGATGCGAACAAAGATCAATGGTGTTAAGATCAATTATGCTGATTACGTGAATCTGGATTACGCAGTAGAATATATTTTACCGAAAGGATTCAGCCTGATGCTGGAGACCAATTATCTCTGGCAGGGCGATCAAAAGAGAAACGGAACTCTTGCTCCCGATACAGATTCAAGTTCGCTTTTACTGGTTCCCGGAATAGGGTGGTCATCTGAAAAGGTGAAGGCGCTCCTATGTTATCAGAGAACCATAGCCGGCAACAATACTAATGTGAATGATTCGCTCGCGTTTACAATGATATACACATTCTAG
- the waaF gene encoding lipopolysaccharide heptosyltransferase II: MSKKILIVRLDRIGDVALSTPVIKALRDAHPDSYIAMMVLPYAREIVEGNPYLDEVIIYDKGRGHKGVVGNYKFVRELKKKKFDIAIILHPTARTHMALMFAGIPERIGYDKKAGFLLTKRIPHTKQFGMKHEIDYSLDILKYIGIKPSARELCMPINSVSERKIEAMLKENNIKDSDIIVAVNPGASCASKCWNVEKFAKVSNRLTEKYGARIVVISGSADKVLGDKLASLITTGCVNLSGKTGIGDVASLLRRARLFISNDSGPVHIGCAVGVSVIAIFGRGDRGLSPKRWGPIGKHDAVLHKSAGCEICYAHNCKSAFKCLDSITPEEVLAAAEKILGSGKKQVETKETF; encoded by the coding sequence ATGAGTAAGAAGATATTGATAGTCAGGCTTGACAGGATAGGCGATGTGGCGCTTTCAACGCCTGTTATAAAGGCGTTGAGAGATGCCCATCCCGATAGCTATATAGCGATGATGGTCCTGCCTTACGCGCGCGAGATAGTCGAAGGGAATCCATATCTCGATGAGGTCATAATTTATGATAAGGGTCGCGGTCATAAAGGAGTCGTAGGTAATTATAAGTTTGTGCGGGAATTAAAGAAAAAGAAGTTTGACATCGCCATAATATTGCATCCGACTGCCAGGACTCATATGGCGCTCATGTTCGCGGGCATACCGGAGCGCATAGGCTACGATAAGAAGGCCGGATTCCTTCTCACAAAGAGGATCCCGCACACAAAACAGTTTGGCATGAAACATGAGATAGATTATTCACTGGATATTCTCAAATATATAGGCATAAAGCCTTCGGCGAGGGAGCTCTGCATGCCGATCAATAGCGTCTCTGAGCGAAAGATAGAGGCCATGCTTAAGGAGAATAATATTAAAGATTCCGATATTATTGTAGCGGTCAACCCGGGCGCAAGCTGCGCGTCGAAATGCTGGAACGTAGAAAAATTCGCTAAAGTCTCCAACCGCCTGACGGAGAAATACGGCGCCAGGATAGTCGTAATATCGGGATCGGCCGATAAGGTTCTCGGCGACAAGCTTGCCTCGCTTATCACTACTGGCTGTGTCAACCTATCCGGTAAGACCGGCATTGGTGACGTTGCGAGCCTCTTGAGGCGTGCCAGGCTCTTTATTTCTAATGACTCAGGGCCAGTTCATATAGGATGCGCCGTAGGCGTAAGCGTTATCGCGATATTTGGCAGGGGTGACCGCGGACTTTCTCCCAAGAGGTGGGGGCCCATCGGTAAGCATGATGCGGTGCTGCATAAGAGCGCAGGGTGTGAAATCTGTTATGCGCATAATTGCAAGTCAGCCTTCAAATGCCTTGATTCGATAACGCCGGAAGAAGTGCTTGCCGCCGCGGAAAAGATTTTAGGAAGCGGAAAAAAGCAAGTAGAAACAAAAGAGACCTTCTAA
- the cbiM gene encoding cobalt transporter CbiM, producing MHIPDGYLGPATCGFFYAIMVPIWALASKIVKKTLNAKQVPLLAIGAAFSFVIMMFNVPIPGGTTGHAVGGVLVAILIGPWAACIAITVALAVQALLFGDGGITALGANCFNMAFALPFAGYYIYKAISYNSPIGSNRRVIAAGIAGYIAVSVAASLTGFEFGIQPLLHKTASGQALYCPYGLNVALPVMLGEHLLVFGWIEALVTALVVKYLQKQDLGLLGDGRG from the coding sequence ATGCATATACCCGATGGATATCTGGGGCCCGCTACCTGCGGTTTTTTTTACGCGATAATGGTCCCGATATGGGCCCTGGCTTCAAAGATAGTCAAGAAGACGCTTAATGCGAAGCAGGTGCCGCTTCTAGCCATAGGCGCGGCATTCAGTTTTGTCATTATGATGTTCAATGTGCCGATACCCGGAGGAACGACAGGGCACGCTGTAGGAGGTGTGCTGGTCGCTATCCTTATAGGCCCCTGGGCGGCGTGCATAGCTATCACGGTTGCTTTGGCAGTGCAGGCGCTTCTTTTCGGAGACGGCGGTATCACCGCTCTCGGCGCGAATTGTTTTAATATGGCATTTGCGCTGCCGTTCGCCGGCTACTATATATATAAAGCAATCAGCTATAACTCTCCTATAGGTTCAAACAGAAGGGTCATCGCCGCGGGTATTGCCGGTTATATCGCTGTAAGCGTCGCGGCCTCTTTGACCGGATTCGAATTCGGCATTCAGCCGTTATTGCATAAGACAGCGTCCGGACAGGCGTTGTATTGCCCTTATGGGTTGAATGTGGCGCTGCCTGTCATGCTGGGAGAGCATCTTTTAGTATTCGGATGGATAGAGGCCCTCGTGACGGCGCTTGTCGTCAAATATCTGCAAAAACAGGATCTTGGTTTACTTGGAGACGGGAGAGGGTGA
- a CDS encoding cobalamin biosynthesis protein: protein MKKNTARLWIGLVILVILSPLGVILPKYFKAGTAWGEWGADEMRKLVGYIPFGFDKLSTMWNAPLSGYIFKGWDEKGLGHLSLSYLASAILGIAITVAIMLFLGRILTKKR from the coding sequence ATGAAGAAGAACACTGCCAGGTTATGGATCGGACTGGTGATATTAGTTATCCTGTCTCCTCTTGGAGTAATTCTCCCAAAATATTTTAAGGCAGGAACCGCCTGGGGGGAGTGGGGCGCAGATGAGATGCGCAAGCTTGTTGGTTATATCCCTTTCGGTTTTGATAAGCTTTCAACTATGTGGAATGCGCCGCTGTCCGGCTATATTTTTAAAGGCTGGGATGAGAAGGGGTTGGGACATTTAAGTTTGTCTTATTTAGCCTCTGCGATATTAGGGATAGCCATTACAGTGGCGATCATGTTGTTTTTGGGAAGAATCTTAACAAAAAAACGATAA
- the gcvT gene encoding glycine cleavage system aminomethyltransferase GcvT translates to MMDLKKTPLIYEHERLGAKLAPFGGWLMPIQYSGIIAEHVWTRSEVSLFDICHMGEFVIRGEPEKSGFNNIVTFDLRTLPIFSCRYGFTLNDAGGIIDDLIVYRTAENEWMVVVNAATIDGDEAHFRKHLSRSTDFQNVSSALGKLDLQGPRSLDSLKRLAGPGVANLDYYKLGYFNVLGEKIIISRTGYTGELGYELYISADKVKELWKKLLADGRVKPAGLGARDTLRLEMTYPLYGQDITADTTPLEADKGKFVDLNKDFIGKPALLKKSKPSRKLISFIAESRRSPRHNYRILVNGKDAGVVTSGSFSPSLSCGIGMGYVDLPCAPGSRITLKENDVEIGATVTKGPFYKKGTAKISEDSHAHTG, encoded by the coding sequence ATCATGGACCTCAAGAAGACCCCTCTTATATATGAGCACGAACGTCTGGGCGCGAAACTTGCGCCGTTTGGCGGCTGGCTCATGCCGATACAATATTCCGGTATAATAGCCGAACATGTCTGGACGCGGAGCGAGGTTTCGCTCTTCGATATCTGCCATATGGGCGAATTCGTAATACGCGGCGAGCCTGAGAAGAGCGGATTCAACAATATTGTTACTTTCGATCTAAGGACGCTCCCGATATTCAGTTGTCGTTACGGCTTTACACTGAATGATGCGGGCGGTATCATCGATGATCTGATTGTGTATAGGACGGCGGAGAACGAGTGGATGGTGGTGGTCAATGCCGCCACTATCGATGGCGATGAAGCTCACTTTCGTAAGCATTTATCCCGGAGTACAGATTTTCAGAATGTGTCATCCGCATTGGGGAAGCTGGATTTGCAGGGCCCTCGCTCATTAGATTCATTGAAGAGACTTGCGGGGCCCGGCGTAGCGAACCTTGACTACTATAAATTAGGTTATTTCAATGTTTTGGGCGAAAAAATCATTATCAGCAGGACCGGCTATACAGGGGAACTCGGATATGAGCTCTATATATCCGCCGATAAGGTGAAGGAGCTTTGGAAGAAACTCCTTGCGGATGGCCGAGTAAAGCCGGCGGGGCTTGGGGCCAGAGACACGCTTCGCCTGGAGATGACTTATCCGCTGTACGGCCAGGACATCACGGCCGATACCACTCCGCTCGAGGCGGATAAAGGAAAGTTCGTAGATCTTAATAAAGACTTTATCGGCAAACCTGCGCTTTTAAAAAAAAGCAAGCCGTCGAGAAAGTTGATCAGTTTTATTGCGGAGTCGCGCCGCTCGCCGCGGCATAATTACAGGATATTGGTGAACGGCAAAGACGCAGGTGTGGTCACAAGCGGTTCATTCTCTCCCAGCCTTTCATGCGGCATCGGTATGGGATATGTCGATCTTCCATGCGCTCCCGGGAGCCGGATAACGCTTAAAGAGAATGACGTCGAGATAGGGGCTACGGTAACGAAAGGGCCGTTTTATAAAAAGGGTACCGCAAAAATATCGGAGGATTCGCATGCACATACCGGATGA
- the rfaE1 gene encoding D-glycero-beta-D-manno-heptose-7-phosphate kinase — protein MRTKSFSDFKKTIANFKKSSVLVIGDLMLDEFIWGEVTRISPEAPVPVVWVKKESFMPGGASNVANNLRSLGADVHLVGVVGDDENGAILKGELEQKGIRTAGIVTDDSRPTILKTRVVAHHQQVVRIDKENKDRLKDTVIDKMSAHIKGMIKNVDAVIVEDYAKGVITPALLKKIIPLARHNKKIIAVDPKEEHFKYYKGISVITPNNHEASKAVGFEIKDDATLRKAGAKLLSKLGCRIVLITLGENGMAVFQKNKPMEQIPTVAQEVFDVSGAGDTVIASYALSLAAGADPIVAAHISNCAAGIVVGKVGIAVVSPDELLERIRKELF, from the coding sequence ATGAGGACGAAGAGTTTCAGCGATTTCAAAAAAACTATAGCTAATTTCAAAAAATCGAGCGTACTTGTCATAGGCGACCTGATGCTCGACGAATTTATTTGGGGCGAGGTGACTAGAATATCTCCGGAGGCTCCCGTTCCGGTCGTATGGGTAAAGAAAGAGAGCTTTATGCCGGGGGGCGCGTCGAATGTCGCCAATAACCTGAGGAGCCTTGGTGCGGATGTCCATCTCGTAGGCGTGGTAGGCGATGATGAAAACGGCGCTATATTAAAGGGAGAGCTTGAACAAAAAGGTATAAGGACGGCAGGTATCGTTACCGACGATTCAAGGCCCACCATACTTAAGACGAGGGTCGTCGCGCACCATCAGCAGGTCGTTAGGATCGATAAAGAGAATAAGGACAGGCTGAAAGACACCGTGATAGACAAGATGTCGGCTCATATCAAAGGCATGATAAAGAATGTAGATGCGGTCATAGTGGAAGATTACGCCAAAGGCGTTATCACGCCGGCGCTCTTAAAAAAGATAATACCGCTTGCCAGGCATAATAAGAAGATCATCGCCGTGGATCCCAAGGAAGAACATTTCAAATATTATAAGGGTATCAGTGTTATCACTCCCAACAATCATGAGGCCTCGAAGGCTGTCGGTTTTGAAATAAAAGACGATGCGACTTTGAGGAAAGCGGGAGCAAAGCTCTTGTCCAAGCTGGGATGCAGGATAGTCCTTATAACTCTGGGCGAGAACGGTATGGCGGTATTCCAGAAGAATAAGCCGATGGAACAGATACCGACGGTTGCTCAGGAAGTATTCGATGTTTCGGGGGCCGGCGATACGGTCATCGCAAGCTATGCCCTGTCGCTTGCCGCCGGCGCGGATCCGATCGTTGCGGCGCACATATCGAATTGCGCCGCCGGAATAGTGGTCGGAAAAGTGGGCATAGCGGTTGTGTCCCCGGACGAGCTTCTTGAGAGGATCAGGAAAGAACTGTTTTGA
- the kdsB gene encoding 3-deoxy-manno-octulosonate cytidylyltransferase, translating to MKAIGVIPARWGATRFEGKVLANLLGKPVIQHVWENAKKARTLDDLIVACDDERILKAVEGFGGKAVYTSPSQPSGTDRLAEVVNEMDVDIIVNIQGDEPLIRPIMIDNLVMALQDEKTVQMATIIKKIDDASELTNSNVVKVVVDKNGYALYFSRYAIPYNRTSEVDPKKRPVYYKHIGVYAFTKDFLFTFKSLPHSSLENAEKLEQLRALEYGYKIKVVETKFDTVGVDRPEDLKRAEEALLREHETQ from the coding sequence GTGAAGGCAATAGGAGTCATCCCGGCGCGTTGGGGCGCCACAAGGTTCGAAGGCAAGGTGTTAGCAAACCTGTTAGGAAAGCCGGTTATCCAGCATGTCTGGGAAAATGCGAAGAAGGCCAGGACGCTGGATGATCTGATCGTGGCATGTGACGATGAACGTATACTCAAGGCCGTCGAAGGTTTCGGCGGCAAGGCAGTTTACACTTCGCCGAGCCAGCCCTCGGGCACGGACCGCCTCGCCGAAGTAGTGAATGAGATGGATGTCGACATAATCGTCAATATTCAGGGTGATGAACCGCTTATAAGGCCTATCATGATCGATAATCTCGTGATGGCGCTTCAGGATGAGAAGACCGTTCAGATGGCGACTATAATAAAGAAGATCGACGACGCCTCCGAGCTTACCAATTCAAATGTCGTTAAGGTGGTAGTGGATAAGAACGGGTATGCGCTCTACTTCTCAAGATACGCGATACCTTATAACAGGACGAGTGAGGTGGACCCGAAGAAGAGGCCCGTCTATTATAAACATATCGGTGTTTACGCTTTCACGAAGGATTTCTTATTTACCTTTAAATCACTGCCGCACTCATCTTTAGAGAATGCTGAAAAGCTGGAGCAGTTGAGAGCGCTTGAATACGGATATAAGATAAAGGTAGTTGAGACAAAGTTCGATACTGTCGGGGTGGACAGGCCGGAAGATTTAAAGAGGGCAGAAGAGGCTTTGCTGCGTGAGCATGAAACTCAATAA
- the kdsA gene encoding 3-deoxy-8-phosphooctulonate synthase — MKLNNTAKEVTVGSIRMGAGNPLVLIAGPCVIESEASALRHAKALKAIARKAGIPFIYKASYDKANRTSITSYRGPGIKKGLKILKRVKEELGLSVLSDVHSGEEIKEAAKVLDIIQIPAFLCRQTDLILDAARTGKVINIKKGQFLAPWDMKHVVKKIESVGNKKILLTERGVSFGYNTLVSDFRSLLIMKELGYPVVYDATHSVQSPGGMGERSGGDRKYIPYLAMASVTCGADAVFMEVHEEPESALSDGPNMVKMSELEGLLVKLVKIERIVR, encoded by the coding sequence ATGAAACTCAATAATACGGCAAAAGAAGTTACTGTAGGCAGCATCAGAATGGGCGCCGGCAATCCGTTAGTCCTTATAGCCGGGCCATGCGTTATAGAGTCGGAGGCAAGCGCCTTGAGACATGCCAAGGCCTTGAAGGCGATAGCCAGAAAGGCCGGCATCCCCTTCATCTACAAAGCAAGTTACGATAAGGCAAATCGGACATCGATCACATCTTACAGAGGTCCCGGAATCAAGAAGGGCCTCAAGATACTTAAAAGAGTAAAAGAAGAATTGGGCCTGAGTGTACTCTCCGACGTTCATTCCGGAGAGGAGATAAAAGAGGCGGCGAAAGTTCTCGATATCATTCAGATACCGGCCTTTCTCTGCCGCCAAACCGACCTGATACTGGATGCGGCAAGGACAGGTAAGGTGATAAATATTAAGAAGGGACAATTCCTCGCGCCGTGGGATATGAAGCATGTCGTGAAGAAGATAGAGTCTGTGGGCAATAAGAAGATACTGCTTACGGAGCGCGGCGTCAGTTTTGGGTATAATACGCTTGTGAGCGATTTCAGATCGCTGTTGATAATGAAAGAATTGGGATACCCTGTGGTATATGATGCCACTCACTCCGTACAGTCGCCAGGGGGCATGGGCGAGAGATCCGGCGGCGATCGGAAATATATTCCCTATCTTGCCATGGCCTCGGTCACATGCGGCGCCGACGCTGTATTTATGGAGGTTCACGAGGAGCCGGAGAGCGCTCTTAGCGACGGCCCTAATATGGTGAAGATGAGCGAACTTGAAGGATTGCTGGTGAAGCTTGTGAAGATAGAGAGGATCGTCAGATAA
- the ychF gene encoding redox-regulated ATPase YchF: MKIGMIGLPQVGKKTLFELLTAHRPTEAEIASLKPIKGVAEILDGRFDRLCSIYSPKKRVRARIDIELIPKIEKDSIAKGDVFKDINDLDAICHVVRAFKDDSVYHVEGSIDAKRDIDFVNAELILHDLIFIEKRVERLDKTIKQTKEEAAVKEREVLGKLKEHLDKSLPLRTFELSPEDKKFITSYPFISLKEMFIVLNVSEDALKDTKLRSELINELKEIKIDVMQVSAKVEEEIMALESEAERREFMQSLGITEPAINVMTQLCLRTLNLISFFTVGPDEVRQWNVKRGSSAPEAAGVIHTDLQRGFIRAEVIKYGDLISLGSEEKVKETGKFYLKGKDYIVEDGDILTIRFNV, encoded by the coding sequence ATGAAGATAGGGATGATAGGGCTTCCACAGGTTGGTAAGAAGACATTGTTTGAGCTGCTCACTGCCCATAGGCCGACGGAGGCCGAGATCGCATCGCTCAAGCCCATTAAAGGCGTAGCGGAAATACTGGACGGCCGGTTTGACAGGTTATGCTCGATCTATAGCCCGAAGAAAAGGGTGCGCGCGAGGATCGATATAGAGCTGATCCCGAAAATCGAAAAAGATTCGATCGCCAAGGGCGACGTATTTAAGGACATAAACGACCTGGATGCCATCTGTCATGTCGTGAGGGCTTTCAAGGATGATTCCGTATATCATGTAGAAGGTTCGATAGACGCAAAGCGTGATATAGATTTTGTTAATGCCGAGCTTATTCTCCATGATCTTATCTTTATTGAGAAGAGAGTGGAGAGGCTCGACAAAACTATAAAGCAGACGAAGGAAGAGGCTGCTGTGAAGGAGAGGGAGGTCCTCGGAAAACTGAAAGAACATCTCGATAAGAGCCTGCCCCTGCGCACCTTTGAATTGAGCCCTGAGGACAAGAAGTTTATAACAAGTTATCCGTTTATATCCTTGAAAGAGATGTTCATAGTCCTGAATGTTTCCGAAGACGCGCTTAAGGATACGAAACTGCGCTCGGAGCTTATAAATGAGCTTAAAGAAATTAAGATAGACGTGATGCAGGTGTCGGCGAAGGTCGAAGAGGAGATAATGGCGCTTGAGTCCGAGGCGGAGAGAAGAGAGTTCATGCAGTCGCTCGGTATAACGGAGCCTGCAATCAACGTAATGACGCAACTCTGCCTGAGGACGCTGAATCTGATCTCTTTCTTTACCGTAGGCCCGGACGAGGTGCGTCAGTGGAACGTGAAGAGGGGCTCCTCTGCCCCAGAGGCGGCCGGAGTTATACATACGGACCTTCAGAGGGGATTCATCAGGGCCGAGGTGATAAAATACGGCGATCTGATAAGCCTCGGATCTGAAGAGAAAGTCAAGGAGACCGGCAAGTTTTACCTTAAGGGCAAAGACTACATTGTCGAGGATGGTGACATATTGACCATCCGGTTCAACGTTTAG
- a CDS encoding HAD-IIIA family hydrolase, producing MISQDLLDRVKKIKVLILDIDGVMTDGHIIYSIYGDELKFFDVQDGFGITLLLRAGIKSVIITAKKSRIVKLRARDMKVAKAYQGYTVKLKAFNHVIKKFKVKPEEVCFIGDDLIDIPVLKRVGLAVAVPNAVEEVRQCAHFVTSRAGGHGGVRELCDLILKSQGKWDLATDKYFK from the coding sequence ATGATTAGCCAGGATCTTCTGGATAGGGTAAAGAAGATAAAGGTTCTGATCCTGGACATAGACGGCGTCATGACGGACGGCCACATCATCTATTCGATATATGGCGATGAACTTAAGTTCTTTGATGTGCAGGACGGGTTCGGTATAACGCTTTTACTCAGGGCCGGCATAAAGAGCGTGATAATCACCGCGAAGAAATCGAGAATAGTGAAATTAAGGGCGCGCGATATGAAGGTGGCAAAAGCTTACCAGGGCTATACGGTCAAGCTGAAAGCCTTTAATCATGTTATAAAGAAATTCAAGGTGAAACCCGAAGAAGTCTGTTTTATAGGCGACGACCTGATAGATATACCTGTCTTGAAACGTGTCGGGCTGGCTGTCGCGGTTCCCAACGCAGTAGAGGAAGTGAGGCAGTGCGCCCACTTTGTCACATCGAGAGCCGGAGGCCACGGAGGTGTCCGTGAGCTTTGTGATCTCATTCTCAAGTCCCAGGGTAAATGGGATCTCGCCACCGATAAGTACTTCAAGTAG
- a CDS encoding KpsF/GutQ family sugar-phosphate isomerase: MPRAIAKKVLKIEADAIAGLIPRIDANFEKIVKLIYKVEGRIIVTGMGKPGFIAQKISATLSSTGTPSLYLHPAEALHGDLGRVTKKDLILALSNSGETEEIIKFLPIVKKIGAKLVSMTGNTRSTLARFSDYTMNTSVKREACPLGLAPTTSTTVMLAMGDALAVALLEKKGFKEKDFAFYHPGGILGKRLLLTVADIMRKGHDNPIVKENAKVKQVLLTITKSRAGSASVVDRRGRLVGIFTDGDLRRHLETNPRLIECEVKYAMTKNPTVITKERLAAEAFDILRSKRIDELPVVDDKKRPIGLLDVQDILKAGLV, translated from the coding sequence ATGCCGAGAGCCATAGCCAAAAAAGTCCTGAAGATAGAGGCGGACGCGATAGCCGGCCTGATACCGAGGATCGACGCCAATTTTGAGAAGATCGTAAAGCTCATCTATAAAGTGGAAGGCCGTATCATAGTGACCGGTATGGGTAAACCCGGATTCATCGCCCAGAAGATATCGGCCACGCTCTCTTCGACCGGTACTCCGTCGCTATATCTGCATCCGGCGGAAGCCCTGCACGGCGATCTCGGCCGCGTTACTAAAAAAGACCTGATACTCGCGCTTTCGAACAGCGGAGAGACAGAAGAGATCATAAAGTTCCTGCCGATCGTGAAGAAGATAGGCGCAAAACTGGTTTCAATGACGGGTAATACCCGGTCTACACTCGCGCGTTTTTCGGATTACACGATGAACACTTCGGTGAAGAGAGAAGCGTGCCCGCTGGGACTCGCGCCGACTACATCTACTACGGTGATGCTCGCTATGGGTGATGCGCTCGCGGTCGCGCTTTTAGAAAAGAAGGGATTCAAGGAGAAGGATTTCGCGTTCTATCATCCGGGAGGAATCCTCGGTAAGAGGCTGCTGCTTACCGTGGCGGATATTATGAGAAAAGGGCATGATAATCCTATTGTAAAAGAAAATGCCAAAGTAAAACAAGTGCTATTAACAATAACAAAGTCGAGGGCTGGCAGCGCGAGTGTTGTTGATCGCAGAGGCAGGCTTGTCGGCATATTTACCGATGGAGATCTGAGGAGGCATCTCGAGACCAACCCAAGGCTGATCGAATGCGAAGTGAAGTATGCTATGACGAAGAACCCGACAGTGATAACTAAAGAGAGATTAGCCGCGGAAGCTTTTGACATACTGAGATCAAAAAGGATAGATGAGCTGCCTGTGGTCGATGATAAAAAGCGGCCCATAGGCCTTCTGGATGTGCAGGATATACTGAAGGCAGGGCTTGTATGA
- a CDS encoding glycosyltransferase family 9 protein, translating into MIIDKAEVKRILVITLSNLGDIILTTPVIASLRLEFPDSRIDVLVGPVGREVFEKDRNIFKVIIYDKHMPIAGKRRLQLKLKKLSYDLVVDLRNTVFGLLIGPKYRTATIQHFPPHIVHSVDRHLHRLKSLGIKSHERRTYIHIMQEDEAYVSGLLKASGVREKFIVISPGAKSHLKRWTQEGFATVADRLADECKADIVFIGSKEDEMIVSGVVKKMKHKPHNFTNKTNIRQLGDLLKRSRLLITNDSAPLHLGCAIGARVLAIFGPTDPKKYGPIGEFDVVINKKLFCSPCEDAVCKSNYECMSLIMPGDVFESAKMIVEGYE; encoded by the coding sequence ATGATAATAGATAAGGCCGAAGTAAAACGCATACTTGTAATCACCTTAAGCAACCTGGGGGATATAATCCTCACGACTCCCGTCATCGCGTCTTTGCGGCTCGAGTTTCCCGATTCAAGGATAGACGTTCTGGTCGGGCCTGTCGGCAGGGAGGTCTTTGAAAAAGATCGGAATATATTCAAGGTTATCATATATGATAAACATATGCCGATCGCGGGGAAGAGAAGACTCCAATTGAAATTGAAGAAATTGAGTTATGACCTTGTCGTGGATCTCAGAAACACCGTCTTTGGCCTTTTGATAGGTCCGAAATACAGGACGGCAACGATACAGCATTTTCCTCCACACATTGTTCATAGTGTAGACAGGCATCTGCATAGGCTGAAGTCTCTCGGTATAAAAAGCCATGAAAGGCGGACATATATACATATTATGCAGGAGGACGAAGCATATGTGTCGGGCCTTCTTAAGGCATCAGGGGTGCGGGAGAAGTTCATAGTTATATCCCCCGGCGCAAAGAGCCACCTGAAGCGCTGGACGCAGGAAGGCTTCGCGACTGTTGCCGACAGGCTTGCCGATGAATGCAAGGCGGATATCGTCTTTATCGGTTCCAAAGAAGACGAGATGATCGTGTCCGGCGTAGTAAAAAAGATGAAACATAAGCCGCACAATTTTACGAATAAAACCAATATAAGGCAGCTTGGTGATCTATTAAAACGCTCAAGATTACTGATAACCAATGACAGCGCGCCGCTTCATCTCGGATGCGCTATAGGCGCCAGGGTGCTGGCGATATTCGGTCCGACCGACCCCAAAAAATATGGGCCCATAGGGGAGTTTGACGTGGTTATCAATAAGAAGCTGTTCTGTTCGCCGTGCGAAGATGCCGTGTGCAAATCCAATTACGAGTGTATGTCGCTGATAATGCCCGGAGACGTGTTTGAATCGGCAAAGATGATCGTTGAGGGATATGAGTAA